From Thermoplasmatales archaeon, a single genomic window includes:
- a CDS encoding zinc ribbon domain-containing protein has protein sequence MTKYCPKCGSSNIDWIIPQDRSKWRCKDCGYIGALIIEDGELAEEIRKRKN, from the coding sequence ATGACAAAATATTGCCCGAAATGTGGCTCAAGCAATATTGATTGGATTATTCCTCAGGATAGAAGCAAGTGGAGATGCAAGGATTGCGGTTATATAGGGGCTTTAATAATTGAAGATGGAGAACTTGCTGAAGAAATAAGAAAAAGAAAAAATTAG
- the purS gene encoding phosphoribosylformylglycinamidine synthase subunit PurS, with product MIKARIEIRLKKGVVDPEGKNILKALNLLGFKNVKDVKTSRVVYIFIDGMGEEDALREVEEMCKKLLVNPVVNEYSIKIEDLHD from the coding sequence ATGATTAAAGCAAGGATTGAAATAAGATTAAAAAAAGGTGTGGTTGATCCGGAAGGAAAAAATATTTTAAAGGCTTTAAACCTGCTTGGTTTTAAAAATGTAAAGGATGTAAAAACTTCAAGAGTAGTTTATATATTCATTGATGGAATGGGTGAAGAGGATGCATTGAGGGAGGTGGAGGAAATGTGCAAAAAATTGCTTGTAAATCCGGTGGTTAATGAATACTCAATAAAGATAGAAGATTTACATGATTAA
- the purL gene encoding phosphoribosylformylglycinamidine synthase subunit PurL translates to MINELFIQDGYVHRINILNATDEQLEEISKSMKLALTLEEMKKIKGYFIKRNRMPTDVELEALAQAWSEHCCYKSSKYWLRKYLYKIAKNKIIAREDAGVMKFDNSHYYTIALESHNHPSAVEPYGGAATGIGGIIRDVLCMGSKPIALIDAIFFGKLNTDYEKIPRGVKHPRYLLKRVVEGIRDYGNRVGIPTVAGQVYFHDSYLGNCLVNVGCIGIMKKEHLIHSSVKNPGDLYIYAGGKTGRDGIHGVTFASEELDEKMEEEITAVQLGDPVTKEPLIHACLECIEKGLVEGMKDMGGGGLSCVCSEIAYEGGKGAEVYLDRVPLREENMKPWEIWVSESQERMLLVVKEENFEKVLKIFEEWDVDASVIGKVIDEPLIKIFYKGQKVGEIDLAFQVGGVEYVRNYLKPYEKEKEDIDFQMPDLKDIFIKILSSYNVSSREWVIRQYDFEVKGATVVKPLQGEIFSQTHSDAVVIKPLEESFKGLAITIDINPYFTELNPYWGTASAIDEACRNIASVGAKINSFADCLNFGNPENPERMGEIIEAIRALHDMGKKLGIPYASGNVSLYNESMAGCVAPTPAIMGVGILKDVRKCVTTNFKDDGNPIYLVGETKKEMGGSEYYQAIGVKAGRVPRSDAENLKASMKKIVRAIDRGYVNACHDVSNGGIAVSLAEMVIGGKGAEICLYSLGDLRTDFKLFSESNTRWIVEVKKGMEEEFKNLFEGMKIYKIGNVKGRNLVIYDGDEMKEYINLEKNFLYEIWRKRLWEEMG, encoded by the coding sequence ATGATTAACGAGCTATTTATTCAAGATGGATATGTCCATAGGATAAATATTTTAAATGCAACGGATGAACAGCTTGAAGAAATAAGCAAATCAATGAAGCTTGCTTTAACTCTTGAAGAGATGAAGAAAATAAAGGGATATTTCATTAAAAGAAATAGAATGCCAACTGATGTTGAACTTGAGGCGCTTGCCCAGGCGTGGAGCGAGCACTGCTGCTATAAATCATCAAAATACTGGCTTAGAAAATATCTTTACAAGATAGCAAAAAATAAAATTATTGCAAGAGAGGATGCCGGAGTAATGAAATTTGATAATAGCCACTATTATACAATTGCTCTCGAAAGCCATAATCATCCTTCTGCTGTTGAGCCATATGGGGGGGCTGCCACTGGTATAGGGGGGATAATAAGAGATGTTCTATGCATGGGTTCAAAGCCAATAGCTCTTATAGATGCAATATTTTTTGGAAAATTAAACACAGATTATGAAAAAATTCCTAGAGGAGTGAAGCATCCAAGATATCTTTTAAAGAGGGTCGTTGAGGGAATAAGAGATTATGGAAACAGGGTAGGAATTCCAACTGTTGCTGGGCAGGTATATTTCCATGATAGTTATTTAGGAAATTGCCTTGTAAATGTTGGTTGCATAGGAATTATGAAAAAGGAGCATCTCATCCATAGCAGTGTGAAAAATCCAGGGGATTTATATATATATGCGGGTGGAAAAACTGGCAGAGATGGAATACATGGGGTTACTTTTGCATCAGAAGAGCTTGATGAAAAAATGGAGGAGGAAATAACCGCTGTTCAGCTTGGTGACCCAGTAACAAAGGAGCCTTTAATACATGCATGTCTTGAATGCATTGAAAAAGGACTTGTTGAAGGAATGAAGGATATGGGCGGAGGCGGGCTCTCATGCGTTTGCAGCGAAATTGCATATGAAGGTGGAAAGGGGGCGGAGGTATATCTTGATAGAGTTCCTCTAAGGGAAGAAAATATGAAGCCGTGGGAAATATGGGTTTCTGAATCTCAGGAAAGAATGCTTCTCGTTGTAAAAGAGGAAAATTTTGAAAAGGTTTTGAAAATTTTTGAGGAGTGGGATGTTGATGCGTCTGTAATTGGAAAAGTTATAGATGAACCATTGATTAAAATTTTTTATAAAGGGCAGAAAGTGGGAGAAATTGATTTGGCTTTTCAGGTTGGAGGGGTGGAATATGTAAGAAATTATTTAAAACCATATGAAAAAGAAAAAGAGGATATTGATTTTCAAATGCCAGATTTAAAGGATATTTTTATAAAAATTCTCTCTTCCTACAATGTTTCAAGCAGGGAATGGGTGATAAGGCAATATGATTTTGAGGTAAAAGGGGCAACAGTTGTTAAGCCACTTCAAGGAGAGATTTTTTCTCAAACTCATTCAGACGCAGTTGTTATAAAGCCACTTGAAGAATCATTTAAAGGACTGGCTATAACAATAGATATAAATCCCTATTTCACCGAATTAAACCCTTACTGGGGAACTGCAAGTGCTATAGATGAAGCATGCAGAAATATAGCATCTGTTGGAGCAAAAATAAATTCATTTGCCGACTGCCTGAATTTTGGAAATCCTGAAAATCCAGAAAGAATGGGAGAAATTATTGAAGCAATAAGAGCGTTGCATGATATGGGAAAAAAGCTCGGCATCCCTTATGCTTCTGGAAATGTAAGCCTTTACAACGAGAGCATGGCTGGCTGCGTTGCGCCGACGCCCGCCATCATGGGGGTGGGGATTTTAAAAGATGTGAGAAAGTGTGTGACAACAAACTTCAAGGATGATGGAAATCCTATTTACTTAGTGGGGGAGACAAAGAAGGAAATGGGAGGAAGTGAATATTATCAGGCTATTGGAGTAAAAGCTGGAAGAGTGCCGAGAAGCGATGCAGAAAATTTAAAGGCGAGCATGAAGAAAATTGTCAGGGCCATTGACAGGGGTTATGTAAATGCATGCCATGATGTATCAAATGGAGGAATTGCTGTTTCTCTTGCTGAAATGGTTATAGGGGGAAAAGGAGCGGAAATATGCCTATATTCCCTTGGAGATTTGAGAACAGATTTCAAATTATTTTCTGAGAGCAATACAAGATGGATTGTTGAAGTTAAAAAAGGCATGGAAGAGGAATTTAAAAATTTATTTGAAGGTATGAAAATATATAAAATAGGGAATGTAAAAGGAAGAAATCTTGTTATTTATGATGGAGATGAGATGAAAGAATATATAAATCTGGAGAAAAATTTTTTATATGAAATATGGAGAAAAAGATTATGGGAGGAAATGGGTTAA